The genomic DNA AAAAACATGGAGTAAGGAAGATATAATTAGATAcatgtatttcttttattttctttttcggAATCCCAAACTTACTTATCTGATGGTATGATATTTTTTGCTTTTAAACAACATTGATTACTTAAGATACCTGATCAATAAACTGTGAAGAATAATTTTATGAGTTGTATGAACGGAACATAACTAATTCTTTTTAGATAACTTAGTCCTGAAAGAATTCCTCGGAACTTTAAGAAGAACCGATAAATGTTTCTTTGAAAGTATTCTACAAGCAGACAGCAAGTTTGTACTTTTCTGTTATGAATAAAAACTTATCAGTTACGAATGTGGTGTATTATTAAGTGAAACAAATGAGGATAGAATGTGAACTTTTAAGATCCTTTTCTAAACCCTATATTACTGAGTCAGTCACCTGAAAAGAAATGCAAAACCCACCCCCATATGTTGGAATTTGAAATCAAGCAACTTACTAGCCATTAATTATGTTTTACCTGTTATTTTGTTGATAGGCATGAAGGCATTATGTGAGATGAGTTCCATAATAAGATAGTTTTTACTAGCAGCATCTCTAGAATTCtactgttatatatatatatattttttatttgaaccATTCTcatatttactatttttattaataggAGCAAGCTTTCTCTTCAAATGTAAAATAACCTTACTTGAATTGACACGTGACAGGTTGTGCTGGATGAAGAAGAATTATCCAACTTCAATGACCGCCTTCTTCCTCTTATAATTGGATTGCTAAGAACGGTATGTTTATGTGTGATCTTAGTAGTAGGGGGTCATAACTATATGAGCTTCCAGTACATGTATAAGTTGATGAATCAGATGCAACTAATCATGAAAAAGGTGTTTTTGATGGAAGGCTTTTGACAGCTTTATCATGCATCCCAATTTTAAGACtgaccaaaaataaattatttctatttttttctttctgtaATGGTAAAAAGATCATGTAAAGCATATTGTTATTGTTACATGTTTTTTTCCCTGTAGCTCACTTTGTCCTTTCCTGGTCCCTATTATTTTCCTGATATGTCCACTCTTGCTTgcgtatttttttctctttagttGAACTATATAGTTTTACTTCTCCAAATAACCTCTCCATTAAGGAAATACAAGTGTTTGTGTTCTTTCAACCTATTTCAAATTCTTATCACgctgatttttttcttttcgaGAAAAAGTGAATTGCACTAGCCGGGAATCGAACCCGGGTTTGTAATCATGCTGAATTGTTTGTCTCCTGTTAGTGTGACCACCTTTAGTTCCTCTAGCTTGAAGAATTAAGGTGTTTATGATATAAATTTGTGAATTCTATCCGTATGTTGGTTAATTTCAGGCGAGACTACCCCATGTATTGAGAATATATCGTGATACACTGACAGCTGATATGAAAACTTCCATTAAGAAAGCTGTTGCAGAacttcttccttttcttctttcCCGGCATTTTGATCATGATGTAATAGCTGGAGATCGAGTAGGAGATGGAGATGGTAAGTTGAATCTTAAAGTGCttttctatatcattcatatGCAATCAACTACTCATTTCCTGACCTGGATCTTTGTGAGCTTGTCCTGTAAATTTAGGTTATGTTTGATCTGTTTTCCCCTTTTATCAACATGACTTTTCAAGCATATTGTTCAAGTATATCTACTTGCACCTCAGGTGGAGGCTTATCCCTAGCAAGCAAGCTGAAAAGTATGTCATCTGATAGCTTTGTTGTTCTCTTGGGGGCCATTTTCTCTATTGTGGAGGTAAATCTCAATTTTGATTGTTTTCTGTAAATGATTTTTTATCATTGTGCTTAAACGCCTAACACGTGAGCTGaaaaacaattatgttttaaaaaaaaataacaattgcTTTTCTTCTCTCAAATTTGAAGACAAAATGTTTAGTTTTTAGGATACACGGGAACTTTTCTATATTACATTTTGGTATGACAAGGTTTCATTTAATATTACGTACATACCCATGTATTTTTGTCACTTTAGTCATCATTCAGTTATTCACTCCTTTAGTGAATCAAGAATGTATGAGTTAAGATTTACAAATTTGAGATTTGCatgtacattttttttcatttgttataAAACATTTCTTTAGCATTGAATCCTGTATTATGTCCTTCAGCATGAAGCAATCTCAAGCTGTATTTTTTTCCTATTCATTGCAGATACACTTGATTCGGGCTGCTGAAGTGAAGAGATCCATAGAATGGATTATGGGTAACCTTGATGGTCATTATGCGGCTGACACCATTGCTGCTGCAATTGCTGTTGGGGCAGTAGCAGCTTCGGAAGATACTGCTGGTCGAGATAGTTCGTTGCAGCTAAGGTCTTCCCAAAATAATGCAACTAATGTGTCTTCACTGCAGGGAAGGACCAGCCACCAAACTGGTTCATCCACCATGTCGAAAAATTTCAGGTGGCATTTTCCCCTTTGTGTCTAAATAGCAACATGTAGCTTAATAATAGTGATGGAAATGTCTATCTGTGTTCCACTATCTTTGCAATATGAATTTTCCCCAATTCAATACACAATGCAACTGTTCATAAggcataatttaaaaaattaatgctTTAAGTTATTTCTCTTTATACGGAAGCTTCACAGCAAGAGGTGCTGTGACTTCAAATGTTAGCACAAGGTAATTTCAAGTAGTGATCATTTTGTGAAACAACAGAAGTTTGTTCAAGATATTAACTGCATCCAAGATATGCAATGTTTTTCTCTAATGTAAGATGGGTCCTGGACAGTAGTTCTGGGAATTGCCTTCTTGTTTATCTGCTGGATATTCTTTTGAAAATCTGAATAACAGTGTACAAGATGTTTTGGTCAATATCTTGTATATAATTATTCGATCCACCAAGAATCTTCTAAGTGTGGCTAACTCTTAgtgttgttgatgattattcctTGTCAGAGCTGATGTACTGCGGGAAAACACTGAAGCAGTGTTTGCAGCCTGTGATGCTGCTCATGGGAGATGGGCCAAGCTTCTTGGCGTCCGTGCAACTGTTCATCCAAAGTTGAGGTTACTTGAATTCATAAGCCTTTACAACATCACCCAGGAATTTATTACTATGACTGAGAAGGTAAGACCATCAAATTCTTCTCTTTCCAATCTATGTTTAGATCACATAATTTATGTTCTTACTTCACTAAATCATTTCTCCtgataaaagttaaaaaaacatttgtgaAATCATCTTACACATTTTTGTGATTATAGTACTAATATATCGTAACATAAACAGATTGGTGGAAGGTTGGGTTACAGCATTCGAGGGACGCTACAGTCACAGGCAAAGGCTTTCGTTGACTATCAGCATGAATCTAAGGTTAGTGTCTAGTCCTTAGCATTTCAATAGCTTGTTTAGTGGTGTTCTATCATGTATTCATGTCACTATTTAACTAACAtctattattgtttaaattagaTGTCAAAAATAAGGGCAGTGCTCGATCAGGAAAAATGGACGGAAGTAGAGGGAATTCCTCACGAGTTTCAGGTGCTTGCAAGCTCACTGCTTTCTTCAGAAGACATTGAGCATACCGATGATGCTGAAGATAATTTTACAACAAGTAATGGAGAGGTGGTCACAGAAAATGGTGCCCCTCTCAGAAGTGACTCTGGCTCATTAAGTTCTGATCAGCACAGTGACCAAGCAGAGTCTATAACAGTCTCTTCAGATGGAAATCCACATGTGCAATCTCCACCTTCCAGGACTACTTCTGGGGAGATCAGAACCAATGTCGGTATTTCTTTGCCTCAAAAGAGCAGTAATATTGTGGAACAAGGGAAGACCCTTCAATTCAAAGGTCTTGGTTATCACTTGGTAAACTGGTTAGTATTCTTGTATAATCTGCTACACTTCCACCTCACCTACTTATCAATATCTTCTTATTATTGATATTCAGGAATTCACCTACTTGCCATATCTTAATTGCTTTCTTCTGAATTTTGGGCTTGTAATTCTctgaaatattaataaaatctcataatatttttaacatattttcttcAGTGTCTTGATTTTGCTGAAGACATTGTCAGAATATATTGACATGAACAACTACTTGCCAGCACTATCTTCAGAAGTTATTCACCGGGCTGTtgaaatcttaaaattttttaatacgAGGACTTGTCAGCTTGTTCTTGGTGCTGGTGCCATGCAGGTACTTCTTTGAAACCTGTATTGTGAATATACAATCTCCATTTACCCTTTTGTGTCTAAGCATTCCATTCAGTTTTTGCAATAACACAAGCATCCATATGCTAATATTTAGTAAATCACATGGCATTACTGAAATATGTATAAAATAGGTGATATGATTTGATTAACATATCTAAGAATTTCTATATTCAATATCCATAAGATCTGCAGTGGAACGTGAAATGTTTGGGTTTCTTGAGCTGAGACCTTTTGTCTTTGAATTGATCTGCCTAAATTGCCTACTATGTCATTTCTATGTTTTCGTGACTTGCGCAGTTATTGGATATGAACTGCAGGTGTCTGGTCTGAAATCTATTAATTCTAAGCACTTGGCACTTGCAAGTCAGGCCATCAGCTTTGCACATGCTGTTATTCCTGGTAGGTGTTGCCTCTGAAGTAATATATTCCCTGCATAGTCATGTAGTCTTCCTCTAATAAGCATGTCCTTTTTCCAATGTAAGAGCATCTCAAAATGCATGGGCTCTTTGAAAGGGGTTGCTTTTTTTGATAGGGATATAATACCTTAAATTTTGGTATTGTCTGATGCCTTACTGTTGAATCAAAGTTAAAATTCTAGGGCAACCTTCATGACATATTCAGGCAAAAATATCACTTGAGCCTTATTCGATCTGGGTTAATTGAGATTAATCTCAgtatcccatcatcaatcatgtcattcaaatcattaaccaaatCAGCCTctatttcttgaaaaaaaaaatatcattatatttgTACCCTAATGTCTTTGACCCAAATAACCCAATTTACAATAACCTACaccaaacaaggttattttaaaaactaacctGCTActtatccaaataacccaagatcgaACAAACCCTTGCATTATTTTCCTGTTGCTGCATTGTTCTACATGGCAATATGATGACAATTTCTTCTATATGGAAACCAAGAAATCAGGAGAGTTCTTCTAATGAAAGTACCTGAGACACGGAAGGCTATGTTGCTATCAGAGATTGATCGTGTAGCACAGGTAACATAAGTATGacctaactaatttatatagatattatatttttcattttcttatctTTTTTTCACTAAATCTGTGTTTGCATGAATTAAACTAATAAGTCTTGATGAAAGCACATTGATTGAAGTGGGTGGGGGTTCATGGTGGTGGGATACTCTGCTAGCCTTCTCAGGGAATAAATCCTGgtctcaaaaaataaaataataagtctTCATGCTAAATGTGCAAAGAAAGCTAAACAATTAAATAGTTGAGTATTTATGAACATATATCTAATTATAGTCACTTACAAATCAACTATGTTAAaacttgtttttaaaatttgtattgaGGTGACCAAGATATTTTGTATGAACAGGAAAATGGaagaaattttgatatttacTAATTGAGAGGTTACGAGTGTTTGATTTGGACTACACTTATTAGTTTTTTTCCTGTAACAGTCATGGTAGTAGTGATGTGGTAGCTTGTTGGTAGTTCAGTCCATAGAGCATTAGCCATAGCTTTCCTTTTGCCAGTTACCTAATACTTCTTACTGGAAAAATAATTCATACTGCTAACCTAGAAGGATGAACAATATCCAAATAAGCATCCTCCAcccaattcaaaattttctcttcttttggGGCTAATCCTAGTTCACATATGCTTTTTGGCTCGTAGGATTATAAAGTTCACAGAGATGAGATACACACAAAACTGGTCCAAATAATGAGAGAAAGATTGTTGGCACATCTTCGTGGTTTGTCTCAAATCGTTGAAGGTTGGAATAGGCCGGAGGATACCGATGCACAACCGAGTCAATTTGCTCGGTCCCTGACAAAGGTGGAAAGTTTCAACATTCATTATTATACAGTATTGGAGATATTATTCATACTCATTCACTAAATTCTTCAATGTTATCCTATTTTTTCAGTATGCTTTTGTGCCGACATATACCACAGATTGCTACTTTTAGTGAACGCTCCCATCACTAATGAGAGCCTTTATAAAATGGACTTACCAAGCTATCCTGGCCTCTGGAAATTTGATATTACTATTTTTCCTTTAGGGCTTTATATTGctattttagtgtttttttaaaacaaaataaaatagaaaatattactAGCTTATCAATATTTTATGTGTTTGAGGCTGACTATCAATTTCTAAACCTATCGATTCATCCTTAGATCATGGTGGAGcaatataaattaaactcttCAACTGAGTCTTTAGTGGGAAAAGTGATTGAAAAGGATATCTTGCTAAGTGAAATATTACAATGAAAATGTGAACCTTATCTGTTGTTTTATTGACAATTTGTTCCGACTTGATTATTCACAGGAAGTTGGCTTTCTTCAGCGTGTTTTGTCCCGGTATCTACATGAAGTAGATGTTCAAGCAATTTTCAGGTCACAGTTTATCATGTTAATAGCTTAGGAAATGCTTTGTTGGTCGTATCTGGAAGCATCCATAGTTGTTGCTCATTTTTCTATTCCAAGTGAAAACTCATTTACATATTAGAATCATCCACAATAATTGTTTCCCAACTTCAAACTAAAACATTCATCAATATTCAACATCAGTTTTGGGTGAATCCAAATAGGTTCATGATTTAGGGTATCAATTCCATGATTTTGTATTTCATGTACactaggagcttgtttgatgttctttttaaaaaaataaaaatattgtttgatgaaaaagtagattatttgggttaaatgactaaaatatgtttgtatttaatatttaaaatcttataaaaaaaataaagcaagGGTAATTTGAATGATGGTGGGATAaggggttatttggataaaatccaaataagtcttcatcaaacaaggcctagatCATGACAGTATCTTGACAGCCATTCCCCTCATTCTCGTATCCTAATAAATCATAAAATCCAAATAAGTCTTCAGCAAACAAGGCCTAGATCATGACAGTATCTTGACAGCCATTCCCCTCATTCTCGTATCCTAATAAATCATAAAATCCTTTTCTTTAGTAAAATATATGTTCTAGGTCCCCAGCCAACCAGGGTAGCTCAAGAGGTAAGAATCTTGTCCTAAGAGACTGGGGTATGAAGTTCGATTCTCACTAAGAATACCTTGATTATATTGGAGACTGGAGAGACTTAGCGGTGAGGTCAGCTAGAAAAAAATAAGTAGAAAAATATACCAGTGGAGTAGAAAAATATACCAGTGGCTTTATTAATAGAAACTGTAAACAAgaattattgttatatttttttgttttttttactactattggtaaaatatatgttattgtcAAATAATAGATTTAGGATGAAAATTTTTCTTTTGCTATTTCAGGCAAGTAGTTCAGATCTTCCATTCTCAGATTTCAGATGCATTCTCCAACCTAGAATTCAATACTCCTCAAGCAGAAAAAAGGTGCAAGTCTTTAGTTTCCTTTGGACTTACGCATTAAGGCTTTTTGCTCACaatgttgtattattattaccTGTCAAATAGGCTGTACACCGATATTCAGCATATCCTTGGATGTATTAGATCCTTGCCTTGTGGTGATCTGAGCAATTCTAATACCCCAAATTGGGGGCAACTTGATGAGTTTCTGGTAAAGAGATTTGGTGCTGAAGCTGCTCAATAAATATTTTGCAAGTAGCATCGTGGGAATATATATCTTCCAATGAATTCACTTGGCACTATCCAATTCCAAATGACACATTCAATTGTTAAATTCAGAGATTCTTCCCCCTAAATTGAGGTAATGTGCCTATGATTATTGAAAAATGTTTATAGCTTCCTCAACAAAGTATGCAGTAGAATCAGTAGTATTTTCCTTTTGCAGGGAGTTCATTTTGTGCGGAGTATCAATCTATCTAGCTTGAAGCcagtgtttttttttctatctttttGTACATCTGATTCTTTTTTTTTGGTTGTATCATTATGCACTTCTTTTGTTGGGTTGGGTACTGCATAGATAATCCATACTTGTATGCAATAGTCTGTGCCATAATGTTTGTCATTGAAGATGGATGGGATATATATAGAAGATAGAGGATAGGGATATGATGATAATTTTGCTGGTTCAGTCGTGTTTGTCTATGTTTTCAGATTACTCTCTACttagaacaaacaaacaaacaaactgtCGTTTACTACTACAGAAAACAGCCCGAGATTGAAACATATGTTTAACCTGAAACTCATTCTGTTTTGATTGTTAGTTGAATGTTGTTCCTTCACTTTTATGTAGTGTTATGattctaatattattatttaggaGTGGTTGTCTTGTAAAAGATTATAGGACTCCAGTTTTTTATTCTTCAAGCAtcctaaatatttttcaaataactcacaCAATCAAACAAGCTGTGTTTTGAAATGCAAAATTCCAAATGGACTTATTTCTTTTAGCTATTTTTCTGTACACACATAAATCCTGGTCTGGCTGGCACTCTGGCTTTTACCAAACTCAAgggaaataaaatatacatatatatatttatgcatTTATTTAGGCCAAAACAAACATGACCAAGAAGAAAATGAGATAAACTGGCTCAATATTCCAGTAAAGCAAACTTCACATGCAATCCGATTTTACCATTCTCAGAAACCAGTTTAGCAGCCGTCACTAGCCAATGCCCTGGTGTGTCATGTGGGCCTCGAACCACTTCGGCTGTCTCAACATACTTTAGAAACTTCTTAGAACGGACAGGTACAGGAGGACCTGAAGAGTATACACCAGAATTTAGAGATTCTAATTTATGCTGTTTTGGAGGAGCATCTGTAATATTAGCAGTCAAAAACGTGAAAGTGGTGCTGAGATTCGATAGAATGTTGGCTTTGCGAGAATCTGCTGGAGGTGCACTGACCCATTCAGTTTTCCTAATAGAACAGTTGGGGATGTGTGTGAATAGCAGCCGGAGGTGCAGTATAGATTTACTGCAAACGAGTTGGGCGCCGGTCACTATAAAAACCCCGCTAGTCTCTTGAATCCATTTCGGGTCGTGTTTCACTACAGTGGAGCATACCTTAGAGTATCTCTTCCAATTAACTGGTTCCAGAAACTTTGGACTCGACTCGTAGTCGTTGGAGCCTCGCCATTGACATGGTTTACGGGTTGTTGATGATGGATCGAATGATGATCGGCAAGTCATTATATTTGGCATGCTAGATAGATGCTGTAAGTGTATCCCCAACCCATTGCTTTTTTTCCCTTCTAGAAACAACCGCAATCCTAAAACCGGTTTCTTCTCACTGCAAACCTGTGTGGGAAACAATTCAGACGATCAGGGGTGTCTCCTTGATGACTATATTAATAGAAAGTGCTAGCAAAAAGACCTGACTAGAGCTGACAAGAATCTTGGGACCCATGAAACTAAATTGTAGAGAGGCACGGGTTGTATTCCTTCTTTCGTGTCTAAGAGGGAGCTCACAGAACGTCGGTGCCCATTGCTGAGGAACCTGGAATTCCAAAAAGCACTGCAAATCTTCTCGGCTTGGCTTATCTGATTTAATTGATGATGATATGAGAATCTGGGTTATATTTGGATTCATTAAACAAGCCTTAATGTATCCAGAAACATAAAAAAAGAACTTACAACGTAGATATAAGTTGATGGCATGACTGAGATAGCCACTTCCTGGGATCCCGGTTAGAAGAGAAGTAATGGGAACAAATTTAAAGCAAATCGCCTCTGGATTACCTGAAACTGTCTGAAGCCACGCGGAGTGGCTCTTTGACAACACATTCCCTCCCCTTCTCGAACAAATAATAGTGAGTCCCTGTTCAAATTCACAAAAAGATGAACTTTTCAACAAAATCCCAGCAAGTGTGTGATCAATCGCACTTACATCCTTGCTTGAAGTTTCAGTAACATTACTAAATCGCATCGACTGGGGCTGCAACACCCGTTTCACCACTTCAGGAACCTGAGTATTGatgaatgataataaaaaaactgtCCCTAACAGGTCAAAAAACCAAAACTATCAAAAGTAAGTACCTTGTGCCTCCCATCTCTTGATCTTATATCTAGTAAAGAAGGGTTTTCTCCATCTGAAAATAAACAATCTCCAATATCCTCCAAATAACCTCTTAGTTCACTAGGTGGGATTGATGAACTTGCTCTCTGCTTAACACAAACTAAATCTTGACCTCCAACAGTCATTCCCACAATTATGTGTGTTCCATATGTCTCGATGAATCTACAAACAAATACTATTCTtatcattcatatataatatagatatataacTGAACCActttcaaaatgaaatattgaCCTGGATAATGATAATGGATCCCAATAAGATGGAACTGCTTTCTTAACATTCTCTCTGAGTATAAGTGGAGATTCTTTGAGATGTAAATAGCAGAGAGATATAAAGTAACCATCGAAAGCAAGAAACTTGGTGTCTTCTCTGTCGTTGAGCCAGGAACCAGTGAGATCAAACAGAGAATTGAGGTACCCAGATGGGACTTTACCTTGTAGAGAAGATTTCTGGTTAAATAACCTAGACATCTGCAATCAAATGACATTAAAAAGAAAATCGAGGAATGTTCTATAAAGCTTGCTTCTTTTTGCTTTCACCTgattaaactcaagaacatctGACTTAAAGCGGACCCGGTCTCCTTTATCACAACCTATAGCCTCTGGTACGTCAGGAATAGAGAGGGCAGAGCCTGGAATGACAATGTCCCGTTTGTTAGTGGTTTCATCTAGCTCCACTAACCTCCCACCGTGAGGGCAACTCTTAGCGAACTTGAGACGGAAGTCAGAGGTGAGATCAAACCCATATCCAAGCGCCTCTATAGCTGCCACGTGAATTGAGTTTTCCATCCGATCGGCCCAGAGACAAAGACAGAACTAACTCTCAAGTCGGATTAAGTAGCGGGTCAGgatgggaagaagaagaagaagcaatggTACAGTCAGTGGTTttgaaaggaaaggaaaggaaaggaaaggaaggTCGCATCTATCTAGTTCAACGCGGATGTAAGAAgactttaatattattattgttaactTGAAATAGAAGAGATTTGACTAAACACATTTCTTGATCCTCTGCTTTTTCGGTGGTGGACTGGTGAAAGAGTAATTGAAGAAAGGAAGATacatatcttcttcttcttcttcctccctCAAACATCAACAAAACATT from Impatiens glandulifera chromosome 9, dImpGla2.1, whole genome shotgun sequence includes the following:
- the LOC124915366 gene encoding MACPF domain-containing protein At4g24290-like, encoding MENSIHVAAIEALGYGFDLTSDFRLKFAKSCPHGGRLVELDETTNKRDIVIPGSALSIPDVPEAIGCDKGDRVRFKSDVLEFNQMSRLFNQKSSLQGKVPSGYLNSLFDLTGSWLNDREDTKFLAFDGYFISLCYLHLKESPLILRENVKKAVPSYWDPLSLSRFIETYGTHIIVGMTVGGQDLVCVKQRASSSIPPSELRGYLEDIGDCLFSDGENPSLLDIRSRDGRHKVPEVVKRVLQPQSMRFSNVTETSSKDGLTIICSRRGGNVLSKSHSAWLQTVSGNPEAICFKFVPITSLLTGIPGSGYLSHAINLYLRYKPSREDLQCFLEFQVPQQWAPTFCELPLRHERRNTTRASLQFSFMGPKILVSSSQVCSEKKPVLGLRLFLEGKKSNGLGIHLQHLSSMPNIMTCRSSFDPSSTTRKPCQWRGSNDYESSPKFLEPVNWKRYSKVCSTVVKHDPKWIQETSGVFIVTGAQLVCSKSILHLRLLFTHIPNCSIRKTEWVSAPPADSRKANILSNLSTTFTFLTANITDAPPKQHKLESLNSGVYSSGPPVPVRSKKFLKYVETAEVVRGPHDTPGHWLVTAAKLVSENGKIGLHVKFALLEY
- the LOC124914024 gene encoding vacuolar protein sorting-associated protein 54, chloroplastic-like isoform X2, with the protein product MDSPPSQSGRFADHYNNNNNNTTQKASGIGRTESLPSKSISDVTATSQSLASILNNPHGGKSGVYGSDTSWVGWFSSSSAVAVPEFAPLAGSANKPGSELTRIHFQQYLASISEPHSRFADIQEHRSKEFLDFDASGGPGEALVACLREVPALYFKEDFALEDGATFRAACPFSTVSENAVLQEKLSQHLDVVELHLVKEIALRSNSFFEAQGQLQDLNTKIVEGCTRIRELKETIRLLDADLVVSARRIQDHNTTRNNYVSLQQKLRVILYVNQALSTLKLLVGSADCAGALDVTDDLKQLVDSDELTGLHCFRHLRDHLATAIDSINTILSAEFMRTAITDSGNKDALILSKARASLPSNEKHGVVLDEEELSNFNDRLLPLIIGLLRTARLPHVLRIYRDTLTADMKTSIKKAVAELLPFLLSRHFDHDVIAGDRVGDGDGGGLSLASKLKSMSSDSFVVLLGAIFSIVEIHLIRAAEVKRSIEWIMGNLDGHYAADTIAAAIAVGAVAASEDTAGRDSSLQLRSSQNNATNVSSLQGRTSHQTGSSTMSKNFRADVLRENTEAVFAACDAAHGRWAKLLGVRATVHPKLRLLEFISLYNITQEFITMTEKIGGRLGYSIRGTLQSQAKAFVDYQHESKMSKIRAVLDQEKWTEVEGIPHEFQVLASSLLSSEDIEHTDDAEDNFTTSNGEVVTENGAPLRSDSGSLSSDQHSDQAESITVSSDGNPHVQSPPSRTTSGEIRTNVGISLPQKSSNIVEQGKTLQFKGLGYHLVNCVLILLKTLSEYIDMNNYLPALSSEVIHRAVEILKFFNTRTCQLVLGAGAMQLLDMNCRCLV
- the LOC124914024 gene encoding vacuolar protein sorting-associated protein 54, chloroplastic-like isoform X1 translates to MDSPPSQSGRFADHYNNNNNNTTQKASGIGRTESLPSKSISDVTATSQSLASILNNPHGGKSGVYGSDTSWVGWFSSSSAVAVPEFAPLAGSANKPGSELTRIHFQQYLASISEPHSRFADIQEHRSKEFLDFDASGGPGEALVACLREVPALYFKEDFALEDGATFRAACPFSTVSENAVLQEKLSQHLDVVELHLVKEIALRSNSFFEAQGQLQDLNTKIVEGCTRIRELKETIRLLDADLVVSARRIQDHNTTRNNYVSLQQKLRVILYVNQALSTLKLLVGSADCAGALDVTDDLKQLVDSDELTGLHCFRHLRDHLATAIDSINTILSAEFMRTAITDSGNKDALILSKARASLPSNEKHGVVLDEEELSNFNDRLLPLIIGLLRTARLPHVLRIYRDTLTADMKTSIKKAVAELLPFLLSRHFDHDVIAGDRVGDGDGGGLSLASKLKSMSSDSFVVLLGAIFSIVEIHLIRAAEVKRSIEWIMGNLDGHYAADTIAAAIAVGAVAASEDTAGRDSSLQLRSSQNNATNVSSLQGRTSHQTGSSTMSKNFRADVLRENTEAVFAACDAAHGRWAKLLGVRATVHPKLRLLEFISLYNITQEFITMTEKIGGRLGYSIRGTLQSQAKAFVDYQHESKMSKIRAVLDQEKWTEVEGIPHEFQVLASSLLSSEDIEHTDDAEDNFTTSNGEVVTENGAPLRSDSGSLSSDQHSDQAESITVSSDGNPHVQSPPSRTTSGEIRTNVGISLPQKSSNIVEQGKTLQFKGLGYHLVNCVLILLKTLSEYIDMNNYLPALSSEVIHRAVEILKFFNTRTCQLVLGAGAMQVSGLKSINSKHLALASQAISFAHAVIPEIRRVLLMKVPETRKAMLLSEIDRVAQDYKVHRDEIHTKLVQIMRERLLAHLRGLSQIVEGWNRPEDTDAQPSQFARSLTKEVGFLQRVLSRYLHEVDVQAIFRQVVQIFHSQISDAFSNLEFNTPQAEKRLYTDIQHILGCIRSLPCGDLSNSNTPNWGQLDEFLVKRFGAEAAQ